In one window of Brassica rapa cultivar Chiifu-401-42 chromosome A07, CAAS_Brap_v3.01, whole genome shotgun sequence DNA:
- the LOC117126723 gene encoding uncharacterized protein LOC117126723 — MSRCIERGQKFSGMKSHDCHVFMQRLLPFAFAELLPANVHEALAAIGAFFRDLSTRTFKEEVIEQLHQNIPIILCNLEKIFPPSFFDVMEHLVVHLPYEALLRGPVHNGWMYPYERQMKHLKGKARNLAKVEGSIVAGSLTAETSNFTSYYFAPTVRTRKRVPRRYDDGGVPTSYPIDGVPDIFCEIGRFGGKTKEVWWSCEEDKHSAHTYILLNCEDAMTRYFERMFVSQVEEAIPGISATDVDTRKDKHFVKWLKSQVDYDDPYYPVWFHELVQGPVAKVTTSPMYFTRGFTFHTYEYGRHRATSNYGICVKGETDFYGILQEIIEVEFPGLLKLKCVLFKCEWFDPVVNRGIRYNKFGVVDVNFGRRYNKFEPFILASQAEQVSFLPYPRLRTSGINWVTAIKVTPRGRIVVGEEPPLQEEDAITEVEVPEQPTDEILLIDPQNFQYEDIPEDATDEAREDEFERSDDDDCNDSDENENDLE, encoded by the exons atgtcAAGATGTATTGAACGAGGTCAAAAGTTCTCCGGAATgaaaagtcatgattgtcatgtgtttatgcaacgactgcttccatttgcttttgccgagctccttccagcaaatGTCcacgaagcacttgcag ccATCGGAGCATTTTTCAGAGATCTTAGCACACGTACGTTCAAAGAAGAAGTCATCGAACAACTTCATCAGAACATTCCGATCATATTGTGCAacctggagaagatatttcctccttcattttttgacgtcatggagcatctagttgTCCACCTAccgtatgaagcattgcttcgtggacctgttcacaacggatggatgtatccgtATGAGCGACAGATGAAACATTTGAAGGGGAAAGCAAGAAATCTTGCAAAGGTAGAAGGTTCAATAGTTGCAGGGAGTTTGACAGCCGAAACATCTAACTTCACATCATACTACTTTGCTCCAACTGTTCGTACGAGAAAAAGAGTTCctagaagatatgatgatggtggagtacCGACATCATATCCAATTGATGGTGTTCCTGACATTTTCTGCGAAATTGGACGGTTTGGTGGTAAAACGAAAGAAGTATGGTGGTCATGTgaagaagataaacatagtGCCCACACTTATATTCTGCTCAACTGCGAGGATGCAATGACCCGTTACTTTGAAAG GATGTTTGTATCTCAAGTTGAAGAAGCAATACCAGGAATATCTGCAACTGATGTGGATACACGTAAAGATAAACACTTTGTCAAGTGGTTAAAATCACAG gttgattatgacgatccTTATTATCCCGTATGGTTTCATGAATTGGTTCAAGGTCCAGTtgcaaaggtcaccacatcacctatgtatttcacacgaggattTACCTTTCACACATACGAGTATGGGAGACATCGGGCAACGAGTAACtacggaatatgtgtgaaaggtgaaACAGACTTTTACGGGATATTgcaggagattattgaagtggaatttccggggttattgaagctaaaatgcgtgctcttcaaatgtgaatggttcgatccTGTTGTGAACCGAGGGATTCggtataacaaatttggtgttgtggatgtcaattttgggagaagatacaacaaatttgagcctttcattttagcttcacaagccgagcaagttagcttccttccttatcctcggcTTCGAACTTCCGGGATAAACTGGGTAACTgctatcaaagttacacctcgtggaCGCATTGTCGTTGGAGAAGAACCGCCCTTGCAAGAAGAAGACGCTATCACTGAAGTTGAGGTACCAGAACAACCAACTGATGAAATCCTTTTGATCGACCCGCAAAACTTTCAATATGAAGATATTCCCGAAGATGCGACAGATGAAGCACGTGaagacgagttcgagagaagcgacgatgatgattgtaatgatagtgatgagaacgaaaacgatttagagtga
- the LOC103828481 gene encoding protein unc-50 homolog codes for MLPTTSRSRSSSSSSSSRANPMFLQYFRRIVKWQQMDIEYTFWQMLNLCTSPKVVYQHTKYHKQTKNQWARDDPAFIVICSLLLILSTLAYCATYDHSGSHAVVLVISVFLTHFLITGGLIATCCWFLTNSYLREEAPNSHVVEQRVEWLYTFDVHCNSFFPMFVLLYVVHYFLSPLLITHGFIPLLLSNLLFMVGASYYHYLNFLGYDVLPFLERTTFFLYPIGIVIVLSPILILSGFNPSKYFMNMYFSQRL; via the exons ATGTTACCCACAACTTCCAGATctcgctcttcttcttcttcttcatcatcccgAGCTAACCCAATGTTCCTCCAGTATTTTCGTCGCATCGTCAAG TGGCAACAAATGGATATTGAATATACTTTCTGGCAAATGCTTAACCTTTGTACATCTCCCAAAGTTGT CTATCAACACACTAAGTACCACAAAC aAACGAAAAACCAATGGGCACGTGATGACCCTGCTTTTATTGTGATCTGTAGCCTGCTTCTCATTCTTTCAACTTTAGCCTACTGTGCCAC GTATGACCATAGTGGCTCTCATGCTGTCGTCCTAGTTATATCAGTTTTCCTTACTCATTTCTTAATCACGGGAGGACTTATAGCTACATGCTGTTG GTTTCTGACGAACTCTTACCTGCGTGAGGAGGCTCCAAACAGTCATGTGGTGGAACAACGCGTTGAATG GCTGTATACATTTGATGTTCACTGCAACTCCTTCTTTCCAATGTTTGTACTACTCTACG TCGTACATTATTTTCTATCACCACTCCTGATAACTCACGGATTCATCCCTCTACTGCTATCGAATTTGCTTTTCATGGTCGGGGCTTCGTATTACCATTATCTTAACTTCCTAGGATATGACG TGCTTCCATTTTTGGAACGAACAACATTCTTCCTTTACCCAATCGGGATCGTGATTGTCCTGTCCCCTATCT tGATCTTAAGTGGATTCAACCCGTCCAAATATTTCATGAACATGTACTTCAGCCAAAGGTTATGA